Proteins encoded within one genomic window of Equus przewalskii isolate Varuska chromosome 3, EquPr2, whole genome shotgun sequence:
- the PGCKA1 gene encoding uncharacterized protein C4orf19 homolog, which yields MGCRCCKMIQSYLFDPVQVPSPGYVNEVNSCKLDEDDTVKLKGKQSSEVLVHTNDLQGEGLKRTASRNRTAGPQEPWPHQGLLPQEDTGGGHCAEKTDGAINGIGPVAALPPTGDPGPHQGNWGSWASTSNSIHPAQPFLEEGGAGEQNCVLPGSEETRVIQNGDSRAPSKAEHPALEVQDHVLQIPAPDYPQLWGSAVDNVDHEEKDYLFQSHTEEEPQEETHPSVGEHGSNMPFSRKRSWDSLNEAVATEVLSVYFKEEDPAQPVPVVDSRNRWEDDLGSTGDGSGEMADEDAAVAEALAALEAATAGEDVDEAD from the exons ATGGGGTGCAGGTGCTGTAAAATGATACAAAG CTATCTCTTTGATCCAGTTCAAGTGCCCTCCCCTGGCTATGTCAACGAAGTGAACAGCTGCAAGTTGGATGAAGATGACACTGTTAAATTAAAAGGCAAGCAGAGCAGCGAAGTCCTGGTGCATACAAACGACCTTCAGGGTGAGGGCTTGAAGAGGACGGCAAGCAGAAACAGAACAGCTGGTCCACAGGAGCCTTGGCCTCACCAAGGACTGCTCCCTCAGGAGGACACCGGAGGGGGACACTGTGCAGAGAAGACTGATGGTGCCATCAATGGCATTGGCCCTGTTGCTGCTTTGCCACCCACTGGGGATCCTGGGCCCCACCAGGGTAACTGGGGCTCCTGGGCCAGTACCTCAAACAGCATTCACCCAGCTCAACCCTTCCTTGAAGAAGGGGGCGCGGGGGAACAGAACTGTGTGCTGCCGGGCTCAGAGGAGACCAGAGTCATCCAAAATGGAGACTCCAGAGCTCCTTCCAAAGCAGAACACCCTGCCTTGGAAGTACAAGACCACGTCCTCCAGATACCAGCCCCAGATTACCCTCAACTTTGGGGCTCAGCTGTAGACAACGTTGATCATGAAGAGAAAGATTATCTTTTCCAGAGCCATACTGAGGAGGAGCCCCAGGAGGAAACCCACCCCAGCGTGGGGGAGCACGGTTCGAACATGCCCTTCTCCAGGAAGAGAAGCTGGGATTCCTTAAACGAGGCCGTGGCAACGGAAGTTTTAAGTGTCTACTTTAAAGAAGAGGATCCTGCTCAGCCCGTGCCTGTGGTCGATTCGAGAAACAGGTGGGAGGACGACCTTGGCTCCACTGGAGACGGGAGTGGGGAGATGGCAGACGAGGACGCGGCAGTGGCGGAAGCCCTGGCGGCTTTAGAAGCGGCGACTGCAGGAGAAGATGTGGATGAGGCAGATTAG